In Pongo pygmaeus isolate AG05252 chromosome 19, NHGRI_mPonPyg2-v2.0_pri, whole genome shotgun sequence, the genomic stretch CACAGGCTAGATCAGTGCCTGCCAGTGTCATGTTCCTGATTTAAGGGGCCAGCCTGGACACTGACCAGGAGAGAGCTGGGCTGTGATCCTTGACCCTCGGGCCCTCCACTCATATCAAATGGACCCTCTTGGGACTACAGCCCCAGGAGGCAATGGTTGTGTGGGGTCTACCTTCACTATAGCCCTGGCCATCAGTCATCCCAAGTTAGAGCCCGGCTGCCCATGCAGTGCCGCTGTGGGAGACACAGGAAGGCGGTGCTCAGTCTGAAGGTGGTTCAGGTCCGTACCTTAACTGAGCCCCCCGCATGTACCCTCAACTGGCTGCTTTCTGCAGTGAACATCCCGCACCACTGCAGCCCTATATCCAGGGCTGGGGCTCAgttccctctccccttctcccagaCTCTGGCAGACATACCTCAGATGGGGGCAGGAACCAAGAATGGCAGGGCTCCAGCCCCAGCTGGCCTGTCGGATAACTGCTGCATAAGTGACACCAGGAATCAGAGCCAGGCCAGGGCCACTGATGAGCCCTTGGATGCTCACTGTGTGATGCATGCATTTGAAATATCTGACAGTAAGAGTGAGGCCTGGGAGACATGCAGGGACTCAGGATGGGGGCCAAGCTGGGCTGAGAAACAAGTTAGGAGTGTCCTGCAGCAGCCCCTACAGCAAGTGCCAGCGTGGGAGGGAGGCGGGTAGGCATGGGGTGGGTGGTATGGCACCCACAGCACTGCCCGCAGACCACCACCACCTGACAGCTGGGCCGGTGGTGACAGCTAATGGCTCCCTAGGTTTCTCCTAAGTCAGACGTGGCCAAAGCAAAACACTGAGCACACAGTTTGCCTTGAGGAGCAGTGACTTCCTCAAGAGCTCAGGGATGAGGAGCTGGCTCCAGATAGCTTGTTGCCACTGTTCAGCAACATCACCCCACTCCTGGTTACTGATCAACCTGGTGTGCTCTTGAGAGTACCCTCACCAGGCCCCATGGGTCAATACTACTGTTATTGTTGCTAGTGTTATTACCAGGCCCCGCCCTCCTAAAGCATTTGCATATTTTCACCCTTAATCACAGAACCAGAATCACTATCttccagaagagaaaactgaggcccaggagaaGGTAAGAGGCTGTGCTGTGCTCCCAGGGCCTTCCTGGGCTCGCTGTGGCTTTGAGCTCCAGCTCTCTCAGCTAGACAATGAGAACGTCGGCCCACGCGCGGCACAGTAAAAGCCCAAAATGCTATGATGGAGGGGGTGGGCCACTGGCTGCAGAGCCCTCCATGCCACAGAGCATCTCTGGCTGGGAGAAAAGAGCAGGCTGAGGCCTGCAGCAGAGCGCGGGATTGGGGACCGCTCCTGCTGGGCCCCAGCCTGGCGCCCTGAGGCCCCTGCTCCATCCCTGCCGCTCCCCACCCGCCTGCTCCTAGCCTCTGTTCCAGCTCTGCCGGCTGGGTCGCCGGCCGGGCCCTCTGCTGCCCTCTGGCGGCCCGAGCGCGCGGTGCCGAGCTCCGCGCCAGAGGCACCCAAACCCCGCGTCCGCCCGGCGGTCGCCTCCCGGGAACAAGAGCCCGGCTGGGGACCGGAGCGGaagggggctggggctggggctggggctggggctgtgctCTGAGGAATGAAATATACGGTCCGCTCAAGCACCCAGCAAACGCTGCTGCGCTTACTGGGTTACTTACTAGAGTCCTATTCTCTGGGGAAACTGAGAACCAAAGAAAGTAAGCGCACGCGCGCGGGAGGTGCAGGAAGGGGGGTCCTTGCCCGAAGTCGCAGAGGGACAGGGGCGCCGCTGGGACCAGAACCCCGACGCCCCTGCGGCCGCCGAGGCCGCGGCAGTGGAAAAGCGGAGTCCGAGCGCCTCCAGCCTCAGCCCGACCCTGGACTGCTCCCCCCAGCCCCCGTGCCCAGAGAGCAGGAGCCGGGCAGCGGGAGGCGAGGTCGCCGGGGCTGGGAGCCGGTGAGGGGGAGGCTGGTCCCGCGGGGCGTGACGCACCGAGCTGGGAGGGCCGGGGCGGGTCAGCCAAGCAGGCTGCATATAAGGGCGGCGGCCGGGCGCCAAAGCCAGAACAAGCGGTCTGTGCCTAGATCCTGGGAGAGCCCGAGCCGAGCCCAGCCTAGCCCAATCCCAGCCCGAGCGGAGCCGGAGCCCCAAGCCCGAGCCCAAGCCGCGCCCAGCCCGAGCAGAGCCCTCCGGCCGCTCACCCTGCGCGCCACCCCAGCGCCCCTCGGCCGCTCTCCGCCCTTCTCTCGGCCCCGCGCCCGCCCTCGCGGCCCCTCTGCCCAATGAAACTGGCCGCAATGATCAAGAAGATGTGCCCGAGCGACTCGGAGCTGAGTATCCCGGCCAAGAACTGCTATCGCATGGTCATTCTCGGCTCGTCCAAGGTGGGCAAGACGGCCATCGTGTCGCGCTTCCTCACCGGCCGCTTCGAGGACGCCTACACGCCCACCATCGAGGACTTCCACCGCAAGTTCTACTCCATCCGCGGCGAGGTCTACCAGCTCGACATCCTCGACACGTCCGGCAACCACCCGTTCCCCGCCATGCGGCGCCTCTCCATCCTCACAGGTGAGCCGGGGGCCGGGCAGGCGCGGGAGGGAAGGGCGGGGAACCCTCGGCCAGGGCGCCCCGCGAGCGCCGGTCCGGCTGCCGCGCGCCGAGTAGTGCGCTTCGCGCTTAGAGAGGCTAGCGCGCCCCGCGCGGCCTCAAAGTCAGCCCGACTTGTGCCCTGGGCGGCCACCCTCACCTTCTCCTTTTCTGCTCTCTGTGCCCCCTCTAGGAGACGTTTTCATCCTGGTGTTCAGCCTGGACAACCGCGACTCCTTCGAGGAGGTGCAGCGGCTCAGGCAGCAGATCCTCGACACCAAGTCTTGCCTCAAGAACAAAACCAAGGAGAACGTGGACGTGCCCCTGGTCATCTGCGGCAACAAGGGTGACCGGGACTTCTACCGCGAGGTGGACCAGCGCGAGATCGAGCAGCTGGTGGGCGACGACCCCCAGCGCTGCGCCTACTTCGAGATCTCGGCCAAGAAGAACAGCAGCCTGGACCAGATGTTCCGCGCGCTCTTCGCCATGGCCAAGCTGCCCAGC encodes the following:
- the RASD1 gene encoding dexamethasone-induced Ras-related protein 1 isoform X1, with the protein product MKLAAMIKKMCPSDSELSIPAKNCYRMVILGSSKVGKTAIVSRFLTGRFEDAYTPTIEDFHRKFYSIRGEVYQLDILDTSGNHPFPAMRRLSILTGDVFILVFSLDNRDSFEEVQRLRQQILDTKSCLKNKTKENVDVPLVICGNKGDRDFYREVDQREIEQLVGDDPQRCAYFEISAKKNSSLDQMFRALFAMAKLPSEMSPDLHRKVSVQYCDVLHKKALRNKKLLRAGSGGGGGDPGDAFGIVAPFARRPSVHSDLMYIREKASAGSQAKDKERCVIS
- the RASD1 gene encoding dexamethasone-induced Ras-related protein 1 isoform X2, translated to MKLAAMIKKMCPSDSELSIPAKNCYRMVILGSSKVGKTAIVSRFLTGRFEDAYTPTIEDFHRKFYSIRGEVYQLDILDTSGNHPFPAMRRLSILTDPRHQVLPQEQNQGERGRAPGHLRQQG